A region of Plectropomus leopardus isolate mb chromosome 16, YSFRI_Pleo_2.0, whole genome shotgun sequence DNA encodes the following proteins:
- the LOC121955316 gene encoding keratin, type II cytoskeletal cochleal-like: MASRQSIGGSGVSSFSQRLSVGGAGPRIGSSQSLVLSRGSRISSVGGGRSGGAGGMSFSKTISFGGYGLGGAAGGRGGGFTQSVVGGYGGGGYGGGGFGGGGYGGGGYGGGGYGGGGFGGGGFGGGGYGGIGGGGGMGGGGLGMPIEKVTFNQGLLAPVNVQIDPNIQNVKIQEKEQIKNLNNRFASFIDQVRFLEQQNKMLETKWSLLQDQTTTRSNMDAMFEAYISNLRRQLDGLGNEKVKLEGELRNMQGLVEDFKKKYEDEINKRAAAENEFVLLKKDVDAAYMNKIELEAKVDALQDEINFLRTVYDAELSELQGQIKDTSVILQINDNRTLDMDAIIADVRAQYQEMAERSRAEAESWYTQKYEALQASVGQTGEDVRNTKSEIAELNRMISRLQSEIEAVKAQRAKLEAQIAEAEERGELAVKDAKCRIRDLEEALQKAKQDMARQVREYQELMNVKLALDIEIATYKKLLEGEEMRIDSGGPEATVHIQTQTTSYGAGGMGGGGIGGIGLGGGSYSGGGYSSGGGGFSGGFSGGFSSGGGGFSSGGFSSGGGGGFSGISSGSMRGGGTMVYSKTSQMSTSSSRY; this comes from the exons atGGCGTCTAGACAAAGTATAGGTGGATCAGGTGTATCCTCTTTTTCACAGCGACTCTCAGTTGGTGGTGCAGGTCCCCGCATAGGTTCCTCACAATCTCTTGTGCTGTCCCGTGGATCCAGGATCTCAAGTGTTGGCGGCGGCCGCAGTGGTGGTGCTGGTGGTATGAGTTTCAGCAAAACTATTTCCTTTGGTGGTTATGGTCTAGGTGGTGCAGCTGGAGGCAGGGGTGGAGGCTTTACACAAAGTGTAGTAGGAGGTTATGGAGGAGGAGGTTATGGAGGAGGAGGTTTTGGAGGAGGAGGTTATGGAGGAGGAGGTTATGGAGGAGGAGGTTATGGAGGAGGAGGTTTTGGAGGAGGAGGTTTTGGAGGAGGAGGTTATGGAGGTatcggaggaggaggaggtatgGGAGGAGGAGGTTTGGGAATGCCCATCGAAAAAGTAACGTTCAACCAGGGCCTACTGGCCCCGGTAAATGTGCAAATCGACCCCAACATCCAGAATGTCAAAATCCAGGAGAAAGAGCAGATTAAGAATCTCAACAACCGCTTCGCCAGTTTCATTGACCAA GTCCGCTTcctggagcagcagaacaaaaTGCTGGAGACCAAGTGGAGCCTGCTGCAGGACCAGACCACCACCCGCTCCAACATGGATGCCATGTTCGAGGCCTACATCAGTAACCTCCGCAGACAGCTGGACGGGCTTGGCAATGAAAAGGTCAAGCTGGAGGGAGAGCTGAGGAACATGCAGGGATTGGTGGAGGACTTCAAGAAGAA GTATGAAGATGAAATCAACAAGCGTGCTGCTGCGGAGAATGAGTTTGTGCTCCTGAAAAAG GATGTAGATGCAGCCTACATGAACAAGATTGAGCTGGAGGCCAAAGTTGATGCCCTCCAGGATGAGATTAACTTCCTCAGAACTGTCTATGACGCG GAACTGAGTGAGCTCCAGGGACAGATCAAGGACACCTCAGTCATTCTGCAGATAAATGACAACCGAACACTGGATATGGACGCCATTATAGCTGACGTCAGGGCTCAGTACCAGGAGATGGCTGAACGCAGCCGTGCTGAAGCAGAATCATGGTATACGCAGAAG TATGAGGCCTTGCAAGCCAGCGTAGGTCAGACCGGAGAAGACGTTCGCAACACCAAGAGTGAGATTGCTGAGCTCAACCGCATGATCAGCCGCCTCCAGAGCGAGATTGAGGCGGTCAAGGCACAG CGTGCAAAGCTGGAGGCCCAGATCGCAGAGGCTGAGGAGCGCGGCGAGCTGGCTGTAAAAGACGCCAAGTGCCGCATTAGAGACCTGGAAGAAGCCCTGCAGAAGGCCAAACAGGACATGGCACGCCAGGTCCGCGAGTACCAAGAGCTCATGAACGTCAAGCTGGCTCTGGACATTGAGATTGCCACCTACAAGAAGCTTCTGGAAGGAGAGGAAATGAG AATTGACTCCGGCGGTCCAGAAGCAACAGTTCACATCCAGACCCAAACCACCAGCTACG GTGCTGGTGGAATGGGCGGAGGCGGCATTGGCGGCATCGGCTTGGGCGGCGGCAGTTACAGCGGCGGCGGCTACAGCAGTGGCGGCGGTGGCTTCAGCGGTGGCTTCAGCGGTGGCttcagcagcggcggcggcggcttCAGCAGCGGCGGCttcagcagcggcggcggcggcggcttCAGCGGCATAAGCAGTGGCAGCATGCGCGGAGGCGGCACCATGGTCTACTCAAAAACAAGCCAAatgtccacctcctcctctcgctattaa